The Dama dama isolate Ldn47 chromosome 29, ASM3311817v1, whole genome shotgun sequence DNA window AGGGTTTGTAAGTGGAGCAGAGAGTCACTGAACACCATCCTCCAATTACGATCTAAACTGGAAACCAGAGCCCAGACATACTCAGCCCCACTGAGGCCAATAAAAACCTGTTCCGGGCCACCTCCTGCCCATGCCCACCTCCCACACACACAGCGGGGCTGTGGTCAGTGCGGGCTCGGCTCACATGGCCTGCCAGCAGTACCGGCTGGCATGCCGTCATCGGCTGGCTGGAGTGGGCGTGGGGCAGGCTGGCGGTGGTGGCAGCGACCAGGGAACAGCTTGACCTGCCCTTCTGTCTGCAACGATCGTCCGCAGCACAGCGGCCAGAGCAACAGGCACAACAAGGGCACGGGGAGACGGCCGGCAGGGACCTCCGCCCCCAGTCTGGCAGCGATGGCTGGGAACCAGCCTGTCCTCactcccagctctgccctgggCACCTGGGGCAgccagggcgggggtgggggctggaacAGCACAGCCGTTCGGAGGTGGAGAGGCCCCTGCAGGCTGTTCATGTGGAAGGGAGTCTGAGGGCACGAAGCGACTCTGGGCAAGGCGCTCACATCACTTATCTCTCTGAGATCACACTTGACAGTCCCCCAGGGCACGGCGGCTCCACCAGCAGCCCTCCTTCCACCTCTGTCCCTCCTGCTCTAGGAACACGCTGCCCAGGGCTTGCCCCAGCTCCCTGGTCCCTCTCTCTCATCCTAGGATCTCTCCTGTGACTTCCACTCTTGTTCCCTGGGTGGATGGTTCCCAACCCTTGCCTGGACTCAGGAAACACCTGTGAAGTCTTATCTGGACAAGGATGCTCACAGACCCACCAGgagccccctgcccctccctgggaCACCCCTGCCCTCCTGCACCACCATTTCCAGCACACACCCTCTGCTCCCTGGCCCCTGAGGGCGCAGCAGCCCGCAGAAGGATTTCTCAGGGTTTCTGTGCCAACAGCGGGGGAGAAAGAGCGGAGAACAAAGGCTTCTGTTTGCTcctcccctccagcctcctcagGCGCCTCTTTCTGGGGAAGCTCTTGGGTGTCTTTCCCCTGGTGGGAAAGCCTGTGGGCCTGTGCCGAGGGTGAAGGTTTGAGCAGAAGCCTGAGTCTCATTGTCCCCTCACCAGCGCCTCAGGACTGCAGTCCCCAGCGCCTGTGGAAGGAGGCCTGCCAGGAATGggtcacctccctctccacagtCTCTCCACGCCTGCTGCTGCTGACCCGTCTCTGAGAACCCATGGAGGGCTCCTAGGTGGTGGCCTGATGAGGACATCCGTCGGGGAGGCTCCACTGGGAGCAGGGCCTGTGTTACAGGCATTGGTCTCTCCCCACCACGTCTGGTGTCAGCGTGCCCACATTGGCCCCCACTCATCCTAACTTCTCTGAGATCTATTTTCTTGGGGAAGGGAAGAGCAAGGGAAACTGAGTCTCTCCTATGTCCGTGGCAACATACATTGAGATcatcaccccattttacagatgagaaactgaggtgcagagagtGACAACTTGCAAGCCATCACTAACCAGGGAGGATGGAGACAGGATGCAAACCCAGGTCCGAGAGGCTTGGGGCCTGTTCCCCAGACCTGTTCCCACAGCCAGGACCTCCCACTCTGCCGCTGCCAGAGGAGGGGGCCCAGTGAGCCAGGAAGGGGTCACCTTAAGGACTGTCTCCCTCGGGTGAGCCAAGCCTCCGCCTGTCCCTCCAGGGCCAGCCATGAGTCATGCGGTCAGAGAGGGAGAGCTGGCGGGGAGGAAATCAACAAGCAGAGTTCAGCAGTGAGCATGGCGGGGACGGATGCAGAAATGGGCTGACCAGGGGCTCTCTGCAACAGGGGCCCCTCACCCAGCCTGTAATAAGATCTGGGTGTCTCAGGGATGAAGGGCGGGGAGCAGCTAAGAGCTGCTCTGAGCAGCGGGGGCACATTTAggacaaaagagaaaatgagggCAGCAGTGGCCGAGATGCAGAGATGGGAGAGGAACCGGGCATCCTGGAGACCGGAGGAGAGGCCCATAATTACTCAGGAAGCCCTGGGCTGTAATTAGGCCATCCCGGCACATTAGGGCAGAGCCACACTGACTGCATGTCTGAGACAAGTAGGTGGTCTGCTCGGGGTCTGCACTGGAAGTGGGGAGGGCTGGGCGGCTGAGCAGATGCACCAAGGCGTCAGCGTACCAGCACTGCCCACCCACGGGTAGGGGGGTGCATTGGCGGGGGGGGCACAGCCCATCCCCCAGTCCAAAACAGGTGGATGGAGACAGAAACAGAAGCGGGGGGCCTCTCGGGAGATTGGCCTGGTGCCATGGAAAGCACAGTTCTCATACTAACAAATTGGGTGACTGGGTACATCATTTGGTCCTCATTGGACTGAATTCTGTCTGCAGGCTCCCTTTTGTTCAATGAGAATATTAGCCTGGGTCGGGGACACTCAATCCTGGTTCTTGTTACCTGAGGAGCATTGAAAAAATGCCAGTGGATTTCCACGTCAGCTTATGATGGATTAATTTGTACCAACTAGACCTCCCACTGAGAACAATTAGAACCATTAGGCACCATGCCAAGACATCCTTCTGAAAGTTTTGGAGAGAGATCAAATGCCAGACTCCCCAGGAAAGGGGAACTTGTTGAAGGAAGCCTGACTTTCTTTGCCCCTTTTCCTCTCAAGCCATTTGTTGACTAGTAAGTGGTTTGGGCAGAGAGGCTGAGAAGGGTTTCTAGCAGTTTCACTGGGGCTGGGGCTCAGGGCTGCCAAGGCCCAGGGCTGGGATTCAGGAGGAAAGGAAACTGTGGTAAGGACCAAGGGATGGAAACACTGAGCGGCGAATTAGGCTTCAACTCTTCAGTCCTCTGGGGCAGGGGAGACGAAAACTAGAGGCCAAGGCCCATAGGTGGGAAGCCTCAAGGATGGTGCCCGGGAAGTAAGAATGTGCCAGAAATAGGCCAGGCGTTAAGGTAAGCTCCCGTGCAGGCACCAGCAGAAGATGGCATCGTTCTCCTTTTCACTGACTGCCCTTGTTGCTCCATAACAACGAAACCTGCTAATCCTCCAAGCAAGCATTTCCCTCCCTACCCAgggggcccagtggtaaagaatctgcctgccaatgaagagacaagggtttgatccccagtttgggaagatcctctggaggaggaaatggaggaaaTGTAGAATGAGAGGAAACATTCTATGAGAGGTACCAAAGGCTTTCTGGTTGGCAAATGGAGACTCAGACTTCATCACAGAGCTGGAAGAGATCTCAGAGAACAACTGGTCTTATCCACTGATTTACAtacgaaacaaaacaaaacaaaagacccCCAAAAACCAGAGGCCCGGAAAGATTAAGTGATTCTGCCTAAAGACCGAGAGCAAATtagaatccaggctcctttcctgCATAGTTTATGAGCCCCAGCCCTTCAGTCAGCACTTGGCCATGAATGCCCCTCCTCCTTCATTCTAGATAGCAGCTTGGCTCCAGACAGAGGGAGACCTCACTGCCAGCCCAGCGTGAGAGCCTGTCAGCCCCTGTCTATAGGTGAACGAGTGAATAAATGGTACTTCCTATAGGAAGTGATGCACGTTTTGTCCCTGAAATCTTCTTTCAGATGTGAGAGGCTTTATATGTGGTGATTTAACAACCAAGAAGAATGTTGGTCAAAAGATAGCATTTAAACAACTATACAGAGGTTGAACTGAGAGTCAAACGCGGCTCAAAGTGATGTCCCACCTTGGTCTCCAGTTAAGATGAAGTCCTTTGGTGAGAACCCTGCCATCATTAGGACAGGCGCAAATATAAATTTTCATGACTATTGTTGGGTTATACTTGGAATGAGGGTCTCAAATTGTTCACTTCTGACACTTTcggtaccatttccttcttttccagtctgtccCACACATGACGCGTAAGCAGGACCTCAGTGGAAGTGCATTTTTTGGTATCTGTGAGCTCACACTCTCAGTGTCTCCTGGCTGATCACCAGACATTTGCACCTCAGAGCCATGGCAAGGGGTCAGGCTCTTAATCACAGTGTGACCTTGAACTATCCCTTCACTTTTCCTAGTCTCAGGTCAcctttctgtaaaataaagacaCTCACATCTGACACCTGCAACACATGTCCACAAAGTTTGTGAGGCtagtggggaagagtggaggggagggctagttagggagtttgggatggacatgtacacattgctatatttaaaatgaataaccgacaaagacctattgtataacagggaacactgctcaacatcctgtaataaccttaactggaaaataatttaaaaaggaatatatacaaGTATGTGTAcgactgaatcactgtgctataaacctgaaactaacacaacattgtcaactctactccaatttaaaataaaagttcaaaagaaaagagATTGTGAGGCCAAACGAGTAGGCTTTGTCATGAGGAAAGCTTTACATTTCAGTTGTTCTTAGATTGAAGGAAACCTAAGAAAACACGATTACTAGAGGATGAATCATGAGAACTATCTGCTAACGCCTTCACTGGAACACTGCATTCTAGAGGTCACACAGATACATATTTTACATGAAACACTGGGAGACTGTCTCAGTTACTAAGGAAATACTCTGGAAGTACCTGGCTTCCTTGCAAAAATATGACACTGGGCAAACAAGATCTTACCTCGCCCCCAGCCCCTGCAACACCACTAATCTAGagtaaagaaaatattagcaaaaatgCTCACTGATATAAAATTGAAGGCAACACAGATTTGAAACTAAATGGTTCaagagaaccagagatcagagAGCTTGACTCCAGTCCGAGCTCCATGGAGACAACAGTGCTGTCTGGGATAGTGGGTACTCCCCTCCTGTCTCCTAGAGCTCCCTGAATGATCCCTGCCTCCTTGCCAAATgtgaccaggcttcccaggtggctcagtggtgaagagtccacctgccaatggagatgcaggttctatccctggtccgggaagatccccttgagaaggaaatggcaacccattccagtattcttgcctggagaggagcctgacaggctacaatccacggagtcgcaaagagtcagacacgacttatcgactgaacaacaacaacaaaggagatAGGCATGGGTGCCAAGATGATGAGGGATGAACTTGTGATAGTTCCTCTTAGGTGGCAAGCTACCTGGGCCATGGGATACCCAGATATTTagccaaacattattctgggtgtgtgCACAGGGTGTTTGTggatgaaattaacatttaaatcagtaccAAGTAAGGTGAATTGTCCTCcccaatgtgggtgggcctcactgAATCAGTTGAAGCCTGAACAGACCCAAAGGCCAACCCTCCCCTGAGTAACAGAGCATTTCCTGCCCGACAAACCTCCAGGGGACACACTCTCTCTCCCTGGTTCTACAGCAGCTTTCAGCCTTTGAACTTGAACTAGGACATCAGCTGTGCAGGTTTTGGGTTTGCCAGTCTCCACAATCTCATGAGCCAATTCCttttagtctctctctctctttcatatttCTCTGCAGAACTCTGCCTAAATGCAAGGGTGAGATGGGAGGAGCAGAGGGCATCAGAGTGACGGGCCTCTGAGGGGGCAGATGGTGGAGAGCACCAgtgagggggagggaaggggaaaacaagagaagacagagtttccaaaggatgagCTCTGCCTATATCTCTCTGTGGACTCATACATAGATCCACATGTAAAAATCCAAATCTGTATATCAGGCACGTGAGGagccttgtgtgtgtgctcaatcgctcaattgtgtcctactctttgggaccccatggactgtaacccgccaggctcctctgtccaaggaattttccaggcaagaatactggagcaggttgccatttccttctccaggggatcttcccagaccagggatgtaacccacgtctcctgcattggcaggaggattcttcatcaCTGCCATACACTCTTCCAAAAGGATGTGAAAGCTGCCCGTCTCCCCAGGCATTTACTGCAGGGCTGTATCAGCCCACCAGGATACCGGGCCCCAAACTTCTGTGTTCCCCTCTGGAAGCTCCCTGGCAGCCCCGCCCACCTGCCTCTCACCTCGTAGGATGGTGACGTTCCGCAGGATCTCCCCGTGCCGTGTGTCCACGGCCCTCATCTCCTCCACGATCATGGACAGGTTGCGGACGTTGAGGTCCAGGCGGGCGCTGAGCAGGCCGAAGCGCTCCCGGAGCAGGTCGGTGGCGGCCAGCATGAGGGAGACGGTCTTATTCAGGTAGTAGAGCTCCTCGGCCTGGGTGTGGAAGCCCAGGGTGCAGGAGAGCCGGACGTCGTCCAGGTACTTGAGCATGCTATACACGTGGCTGTCCGTGGCGTTGATGTTGGTGAAGATGGTGCCGATCTCGATCTCGTGCGAGGCCATGCGTCCCTCCAGCGTCTCGAACCTCTCCACCGTGCGGTTCTGGGCGTAGCGCGTGTGGTACTGCAGGTCGTGCATGTTCTCCTCGTGGTCATCCAGGAAGGACGAGATGTTATCCAGCTGCAGCTGCAAGCCCATGACCTGCAGCACCAGATCATGCAGGCTCTCGGAATTCTGGCTGATGCGCTGGGACGAGGCCCCCAGGGTGGCCTGGAGGCTCCTCACCGCGTCTCCGGTCTTGGCAGAGGTGGTGCGCAGGCTGCCGAAGAGCCGCGTGTAGTTCTGCCAGTCGGTGACCATCTTCTGGAGGGTCAGGGTCTCCTCTTCCGTCTTCCGCCGGATCCCATGGATCCACTCGGAGGTCTGCCCCACGGTGAAGTTGATCTGGTGTACCGCCGCCTTGACGTCGTAGCACTCCTGGGTGAGATCCTTCAGAGACAGGTCCAGGCCAGCAGTGGTGGCCTGCCAGCCTCTCACCTGGGCCAAGAAGAGCCCCAGAGACTGGTTGATCTGGTGGACGGAGAAGGAACAACTGCCCATCTCCTGGGAGATTTGACCGCTGGTGGTGGAGAGCAGGTCGTGGGTCTGGGAGGTCTGGTGTAGCTGGACCTCCTGAGCTAGAAGCATCTTCTGAATTCCCTCCAGCTCCGCCTGCAGTTTTCTGATCTCTTGCCCCAGCAGCCCAGCCTCGTGGCAGAAAGAGCAGTTGTTCGGGGCTTTCAGATCTTCAGGAGAAAGGGGCAATATTTTGAGTTGCTGAAGGCTCACAGGGCAAAGGTTGCTTCTTTCAATTTAATATTTCAGAGCATCATGTGGCTGTCCTGTCCCTCTTTCTTCCCTAAGACCTGCTATGACATCTTTTTGGAAAAACCTTGCTAGCCTCTGTGCCATCTTATTTCTACCCCAAGTCTTTGTTCTGACGGGACATCTAGGCTTTAGGACACTTTCTCCATCTCCTCACCAAAGTctcaaaaaaatatatgtttgtaACTTTTCTGAGGTTGCCAAGAATCTCccgttttatttttaaaacttctccccatattttaatatttggttaaaaaaaattcttttttagtatttgtttttatttgaaccTCTCATAAGCTAGTGGAGAAAAGGGTGCAGGAATGTTTTTCCCCTGAGACTTCTGAgaaatgaagctcagagaagtgactTGCCAAATATGACTCAGCTAATTAGttgtaaaataaaactttctcttttcacCTAGCAGCCTCCCTCTAAACCCTTCCATTATGGCTCTTTCTGTCTCATTCTCAGAACAAGATTGTCTTGCGAAAGCCAGAGATAAACAGACTGTAAACCGTGCAAACTTTAAGGCAGTGATGAAGAAAGGGCCGACTTGTCAAAAGTGTTTCAAGTCGTAaaaatattgggctggccaaaaagttcgctCGTgtcaatgaactttttggccaccccAATAACTTCGGATACATGAGGGCAAGTGGTCTGTCTTCAGCTTTCTTCTCTACCTGGAGGCTCTGGGCAGATCTGTGCCACATACAGAACTCTcagccccactcctgggcatattccAGGGTAGCAGCCCTCGTTGGGTGGGTTCTCCATTTGGACAGGGAGGCAGGGACCATGACTGTCCTTCCCTTGTGCCTAGAAGCTTGGTGAAGGCTGCCCTTTCCAGGGCACCATGGCCTGGGGGATCCCTGGTCCCACTCTAAGTAATACTGGCCTTCATTCCTGCTCATTAGCACATCTAAACCCTGGACACTTACCCAGCCCTTGGAGATTTTTCTGCATAGACATGAGTTTCTTGTCATACATGGCCTGGGCCAGGGAGAGGTCTTCTGAGAGAGAGTCCACTTTCCTGAAGACTTCAGGGGAAACAGGGATGAGAAAAGGGGCTTAGCTCAGAGAAACACCAGTCGTTTGTTGAGAAGGCGTTTTTATCCACCCCTCATCAGCCAAAACCATCTACTCTTCTTCTAAGGGGCTTCCCAATGGCTGTAAGGGAAGATGTTTCAATGGCCAGAGTCTATCACACTTCTCTCAAAAACGTATCtgtgtatctatatatctatatccagGAGTCCCCTCCATAAGAACCTTCAGGTTTCAAACTGTCAAAGATGCGAACGTGCGTTTGCGTGTCCAATCACGTAAGCTAGTTC harbors:
- the SCARA3 gene encoding scavenger receptor class A member 3 encodes the protein MKVRSAAGDGDALCVTEEELAADDEDMPSFPCTQEGRPGPRCSRCQKNLSLHTSVRILYLFLALLLVAVAVLASLVFRKVDSLSEDLSLAQAMYDKKLMSMQKNLQGLDLKAPNNCSFCHEAGLLGQEIRKLQAELEGIQKMLLAQEVQLHQTSQTHDLLSTTSGQISQEMGSCSFSVHQINQSLGLFLAQVRGWQATTAGLDLSLKDLTQECYDVKAAVHQINFTVGQTSEWIHGIRRKTEEETLTLQKMVTDWQNYTRLFGSLRTTSAKTGDAVRSLQATLGASSQRISQNSESLHDLVLQVMGLQLQLDNISSFLDDHEENMHDLQYHTRYAQNRTVERFETLEGRMASHEIEIGTIFTNINATDSHVYSMLKYLDDVRLSCTLGFHTQAEELYYLNKTVSLMLAATDLLRERFGLLSARLDLNVRNLSMIVEEMRAVDTRHGEILRNVTILRGAPGPPGPRGLKGDVGVKGPAGGKGPKGDPGSWGPPGPQGPQGQPGEPGPAGERGPVGPRGFPGIKGSKGSFGTGGPRGQPGPKGDVGPPGPEGPPGSPGPEGPQGKPGIAGKTGSPGQRGPMGPKGEPGIPGPPGFPGPPGPPGSQSSY